The following proteins come from a genomic window of Kwoniella bestiolae CBS 10118 chromosome 3, complete sequence:
- a CDS encoding NAD(P)H:quinone oxidoreductase, type IV: MPVIDSTSTKPVIAVAFYSTYGHIDALAAEVIKGVESTGAIVKPYVIKETLPHEVLQKMYANTSLQAKYPAITPNDLKEVDGLILGAPTRYGRLPSQVDNFFDQTGQLWATGGLVGKFVTMFTSAAGQHSGHESTYTTTFPFFAHHGMAYVPIAYSNPLVGAVDAMQGSSPYGASTVAGSDGSLKPTANDLAVAEYQGKYFANFVGTFVKGKQAAPAATTTDAAKSVPETSNGYSVDKVAGEPTDKATSTSAPAQANAEKPTPAVDGTPAPAKTAENGSPAKTSTAEKKPKKKGFFSCCDDSGIDK; this comes from the exons ATGCCAGTGATAGATTCGAC GTCAACCAAACCAGTCATCGCGGTAGCTTTCTACTCAACCTACGGCCACATCGACGCCCTCGCCGCAGAGGTTATAAAAGGGGTCGAATCGACCGGAGCGATCGTCAAGCCCTATGTGAT CAAGGAAACACTCCCCCATGAAGTCCTTCAAAAGATGTACGCCAACACTTCCCTCCAGGCGAAATACCCTGCTATCACGCCTAATGATCTCAAGGAGGTGGATGGTTTGATTCTAGGTGCTCCTACGAG ATACGGTCGACTCCCTTCTCAAGTCGACAACTTCTTCGACCAGACAGGTCAATTGTGGGCTACCGGCGGGTTGGTAGGTAAATTCGTTACTATGTTCACTTCTGCTGCTGGTCAACATAGTGGTCACGAG TCCACCTACACCACCactttcccattcttcgcTCATC ACGGTA TGGCGTACGTACCAATCG CCTACTCCAACCCATTAGTCGGAGCCGTCGACGCCATGCAAGGTAGTTCACCATACGGCGCATCCACCGTGGCAGGTTCAGATGGAAGTTTGAAACCTACTGCGAACGATCTAGCTGTCGCCGAATACCAAGGTAAA TACTTTGCCAACTTTGTGGGAACCTTCGTCAAAGGAAAACAAGC CGCCCCTGCTGCTACCACCACCGACGCCGCCAAGTCCGTCCCAGAAACCTCCAACGGATACTCCGTCGATAAAGTAGCTGGCGAACCCACCGACAAAGCCACTTCGACCTCTGCCCCCGCCCAGGCAAACGCGGAGAAACCCACCCCAGCGGTGGATGGTACGCCGGCGCCCGCCAAGACAGCAGAGAACGGTTCACCAGCTAAAACATCGACGGCggagaagaaacccaagaagaaggggttcTTCTCTTGCTGTGATGATTCGGGGATTGATAAGTAG
- a CDS encoding NAD(P)H:quinone oxidoreductase, type IV, translating to MTVDRSTQPIIAVVFYSTYGHIGALAEKVIEGAKSTGAIVKPYFIEETLPKEVLEKMYAGGSLNPKYPLATPEALKEADGIIIGAPTRYGRVPAQVSALFDRTGGLWATGGLVGKFVSMFTSTAGQHSGHETTITTTFPFFAHHGLVYVPIGYSNPLVGGVDSVQGGSPYGASTVAASDGHLQPTESDLAVAEHQGKYFSNFVATYVKGKNAA from the exons ATGACGGTTGACAGGtcaacccaacccatcatcgCTGTCGTCTTCTACTCCACTTACGGACACATCGGTGCCCTCGCTGAAAAGGTCATTGAGGGTGCTAAATCCACCGGTGCCATCGTCAAGCCTTACTTCAT TGAGGAGACCCTCCCTAAGGAAGTGCTTGAGAAGATGTACGCCGGTGGATCTTTGAACCCCAAATACCCCCTTGCTACCCCCGAAGCCCTTAAGGAGGCTGAtggtatcatcattggtGCCCCTACTCG ATACGGTCGAGTACCCGCTCAAGTCTCAGCCTTGTTCGACAGAACTGGTGGACTCTGGGCTACCGGTGGACTGGTCGGTAAATTC GTATCAATGTTCACCTCAACCGCAGGCCAACACTCAGGACACgaaaccaccatcaccaccaccttccccttcttcgcgCACCACGGTTTGGTCTATGTGCCCATCGGATACTCCAACCCCCTTGTTGGTGGAGTCGACTCTGTCCAGGGTGGTTCGCCTTACGGTGCTTCCACTGTTGCTGCTTCCGATGGGCACTTGCAACCTACCGAGAGCGATTTGGCCGTTGCTGAACACCAgggcaag TACTTCTCAAACTTCGTTGCTACCTACGTTAAAGGTAAGAACGCCGCTTAA